In one window of Bacteroidales bacterium DNA:
- a CDS encoding DNA repair protein, producing MNITLTRKQRIIIRTPDDAFKVMKEILMREDKIDRDKEHFWVMGLAPSLRIQYVELVSLGCETRTYAEPINVFRFAVTKGCTKVILVHNHPSGNLTPSAKDLDLTDNLIQVGRILHINVFDHLIISTKSYLNFEAKGLMEKLEKSTKYVPSFELIERIRAEERKIREEAVRVAEKEGKLEGKKEEKIEIAKNSLKEGLSVELIIKLTGLTKKEIEKIK from the coding sequence ATGAACATAACGCTCACCCGCAAGCAGCGCATAATTATCCGAACCCCCGATGATGCCTTCAAAGTAATGAAGGAGATACTCATGCGTGAGGATAAAATAGACCGCGATAAGGAGCACTTCTGGGTGATGGGTCTTGCCCCGAGCCTCCGCATACAATACGTTGAGCTGGTTAGCTTGGGCTGCGAAACAAGAACCTATGCCGAGCCCATAAACGTATTCCGCTTTGCGGTGACGAAGGGCTGCACAAAGGTAATCCTAGTACATAACCACCCCAGCGGCAACCTTACACCCTCCGCAAAAGATTTAGACCTCACCGACAACCTAATTCAGGTAGGGCGTATACTCCACATCAATGTATTTGACCACCTAATTATCTCCACCAAATCCTACCTGAACTTTGAGGCTAAAGGTTTAATGGAAAAGCTGGAAAAAAGCACCAAATACGTTCCCTCGTTTGAGCTGATTGAGCGTATCCGCGCCGAGGAGAGGAAGATTCGGGAGGAAGCGGTAAGGGTTGCAGAGAAAGAAGGGAAGTTAGAGGGGAAAAAGGAAGAAAAGATTGAGATTGCCAAAAACAGTTTAAAAGAAGGTCTTTCAGTTGAGCTAATTATTAAGCTTACGGGCTTAACGAAAAAGGAGATAGAAAAGATAAAATAG